In Zingiber officinale cultivar Zhangliang chromosome 1A, Zo_v1.1, whole genome shotgun sequence, a genomic segment contains:
- the LOC122014724 gene encoding early light-induced protein 1, chloroplastic-like, protein MAASSAMLQSCFAGSRIYSAALPSNALLLPKRVGRVSPVRCQAEEQRSQEPPVTVPTPKPKESTSFFDILAFSGPGPERINGRLAMIGFASAIAVELARGDDLAAQLMNGGLPWFAGTAALLSAASLVPLLKGVSAQSKSGGVMTADAELWNGRFAMLGIVALAFTEYLKGGPLV, encoded by the exons ATGGCCGCATCATCAGCGATGCTGCAGTCATGCTTCGCAGGCTCCAGAATTTACTCTGCAGCTCTGCCTTCTAATGCTCTGTTGTTGCCCAAGCGCGTGGGGCGTGTGTCGCCGGTGAGGTGTCAAGCTGAGGAACAACGTTCTCAGGAACCGCCGGTCACCGTCCCCACTCCGAAGCCCAAG GAAAGCACAAGCTTCTTTGACATCCTCGCGTTCAGTGGGCCGGGGCCAGAGAGGATCAACGGCCGCCTGGCTATGATCGGCTTCGCGTCGGCGATCGCGGTGGAGTTAGCGAGGGGGGACGACCTGGCGGCGCAGCTCATGAACGGAGGGCTGCCGTGGTTCGCCGGCACCGCCGCCTTGCTGTCGGCGGCCTCCTTGGTGCCGCTGCTCAAGGGTGTCAGCGCACAGTCCAAGTCCGGAGGGGTGATGACGGCGGACGCAGAGCTGTGGAACGGACGCTTCGCCATGCTTGGAATAGTGGCGCTGGCCTTCACGGAGTACCTCAAGGGAGGGCCTCTCGTGTGA
- the LOC122014731 gene encoding protein LIFEGUARD 2-like, whose protein sequence is MSSKYAKGVDLEAGGPSALYPNMAESPVLRWAFIRKLYFILTLQLALTAAIAAVVVLVKPIPHFFVSSIAGYGLYIFLLILPFIILCPLYAFRERHPINLLLLGLFTVSMSFAVGMTCAFTSGKVILEAAVLTAVVVVSLTLYTFWAARRGHDFNFLGPFLFAAVLVLLVFALIQILFPLGKLSKMIYGGLAALVFSGYIIYDTDNLIKRFTYDQYIWAAVSLYLDVVNLFLSLLTLFSAADS, encoded by the exons ATGTCGTCCAAGTATGCGAAAGGCGTGGATTTGGAGGCCGGCGGGCCGAGCGCGCTCTACCCCAACATGGCTGAGAGCCCGGTGCTCCGATGGGCGTTCATCAGGAAGCTTTACTTCATCCTCACCCTCCAGTTGGCGCTGACGGCCGCCATCGCCGCCGTGGTCGTCTTGGTTAAACCCATCCCCCACTTCTTCGTCTCCTCTATTGCCGGTTACGGGCTCTACATCTTCCTCTTGATCCTTCCGTTTATCA TTTTATGCCCTCTGTATGCGTTTCGAGAACGGCACCCTatcaatcttcttcttcttggattGTTTACTGTGTCGATGAGCTTTGCCGTTGGGATGACTTGCGCATTCACAAGCG GAAAAGTGATTTTGGAAGCTGCTGTTCTCACAGCAGTAGTGGTGGTTAGTCTCACTCTGTACACATTCTGGGCTGCTAGGAGGGGCCATGACTTCAACTTTCTTGGCCCGTTTCTTTTTGCTGCCGTCTTGGTTTTACTGGTTTTTGCTCTCATCCAG ATTCTATTTCCACTTGGAAAACTGTCTAAGATGATATACGGTGGACTGGCAGCATTGGTGTTTTCCGGCTACATCATATACGACACTGACAATCTGATCAAACGATTCACTTATGATCAATATATCTGGGCTGCCGTTTCACTGTATCTTGACGTTGTCAATTTGTTCCTTTCGTTACTCACTTTGTTCAGTGCTGCTGATAGTTGA
- the LOC122014737 gene encoding protein LIFEGUARD 2-like, whose amino-acid sequence MSPEYAKGVDLEAGGPSALYPNMAESPALRWAFIRKIYSILTLQLALTVAIAAVVVLVKPIPHLFVSSIAGRVLYIFLLILPFIILCPLYAFRERHPVNLLLLGLFTVSMSFAVGMSCAFTSGKVILEAAILTAVVVVSLTLYTFWAAKRGHDFNFLGPFLFSAGLVLLGFALIQILFPLGKLSKMIYGGLGALVFSGYIIYDTDNLIKRFTYDQYVWASVSLYLDTVNLFLSLLTLFRAADS is encoded by the exons ATGTCGCCCGAGTATGCGAAAGGCGTGGATTTGGAGGCCGGCGGGCCGAGCGCGCTCTACCCCAACATGGCTGAGAGCCCGGCGCTCCGATGGGCGTTCATCAGGAAGATTTACTCCATCCTCACCCTCCAGTTGGCGCTGACGGTCGCCATCGCCGCCGTGGTCGTCTTGGTTAAACCCATCCCCCACTTATTCGTCTCCTCTATTGCCGGTCGGGTGCTCTACATCTTCCTCTTGATCCTTCCGTTTATCA TTTTATGCCCTCTGTATGCGTTTCGAGAACGGCACCCTgtcaatcttcttcttcttggattGTTTACTGTGTCGATGAGCTTTGCCGTTGGGATGAGTTGTGCATTCACAAGCG GAAAAGTGATTTTGGAAGCTGCTATTCTCACAGCAGTAGTGGTGGTTAGTCTCACTCTGTACACATTCTGGGCTGCTAAGAGGGGCCATGATTTCAACTTTCTTGGCCCGTTTCTTTTTTCTGCCGGCTTGGTTTTACTGGGTTTTGCTCTCATTCAG ATTCTATTTCCACTTGGAAAACTGTCTAAGATGATATACGGTGGACTGGGAGCATTGGTGTTTTCTGGCTACATCATATACGACACTGACAATTTGATCAAACGATTCACTTATGATCAATATGTCTGGGCTTCCGTTTCACTGTATCTTGATACTGTGAATTTGTTCCTTTCGTTACTCACTTTGTTCAGGGCTGCTGATAGTTGA